The following coding sequences are from one Eucalyptus grandis isolate ANBG69807.140 chromosome 11, ASM1654582v1, whole genome shotgun sequence window:
- the LOC104427813 gene encoding metalloendoproteinase 3-MMP-like → MDAMFFSTCSYLLLLTSLFHAASAHSDDQMKSPFEFLQHLQGCHKGDHTGGIRELKRYLEKFGYLNYNQSGHPTIHADDDDFDDLLEFAVKTYQLNYHLNVTGTLDPQTTSKMMRPRCGVADIINGTTRMGFGKKGRNLRGIGSFHTVSHYAFLEGSPRWPASNYHLTYGFLPGTPEAATAPVARAFAKWTSVTRFTFSYVQDHQFANIQIGFARGDHGDGAHNSFDGPGGTLAHAFPPTSGLFHYDADEKWAVDPPSGSAAFNVETVALHEIGHLLGLGHSDVEGAIMYSSIAPGTTKGLHADDIQGIKALYNF, encoded by the coding sequence ATGGATGCTATGTTCTTTTCCACCTGCTCATACTTGCTCCTCCTCACTTCCCTCTTTCACGCCGCTTCAGCACATTCAGATGACCAAATGAAATCGCCCTTTGAGTTCCTCCAGCACCTTCAGGGATGTCACAAGGGCGATCATACCGGAGGCATTCGCGAGCTCAAGAGATACCTCGagaaatttggttatttgaattACAACCAATCCGGTCATCCGACAATCCATGCCGACGACGACGATTTTGATGACTTGTTAGAATTTGCTGTTAAGACGTACCAACTCAATTATCATCTGAATGTCACGGGAACCTTAGATCCCCAGACTACGTCCAAAATGATGAGACCGCGATGCGGCGTGGCGGACATCATTAATGGTACCACCCGCATGGGGTTCGGAAAGAAAGGGCGGAACCTCCGTGGGATCGGATCTTTCCATACCGTGTCTCACTATGCGTTCTTGGAGGGAAGCCCTAGATGGCCGGCCTCTAATTACCATCTCACCTATGGCTTCCTCCCAGGGACCCCAGAGGCTGCCACGGCCCCAGTTGCCCGGGCTTTTGCCAAGTGGACCTCGGTGACACGCTTCACTTTCTCGTACGTCCAGGACCATCAATTTGCCAACATACAGATAGGGTTTGCAAGAGGAGACCATGGAGACGGTGCACACAACAGCTTCGATGGCCCCGGAGGAACTCTTGCGCACGCGTTTCCGCCAACAAGCGGGCTGTTCCACTACGACGCGGATGAGAAGTGGGCTGTTGATCCACCCTCCGGCTCGGCCGCTTTTAACGTGGAGACGGTGGCTTTACACGAGATCGGTCACCTCCTTGGGCTAGGGCACAGCGATGTTGAAGGGGCCATCATGTACTCCTCCATAGCTCCTGGGACTACCAAAGGTCTCCATGCGGATGATATTCAAGGAATCAAGGCGTTATACAACTTTTGA
- the LOC104427815 gene encoding LOW QUALITY PROTEIN: metalloendoproteinase 3-MMP (The sequence of the model RefSeq protein was modified relative to this genomic sequence to represent the inferred CDS: inserted 1 base in 1 codon), which translates to MDAMFFSTFSYLLLLTSLFHAASAHSDDQIKSPFEFLQHLQGCHKGNHTGGIRELKRYLEKFGYLNYNQSGHPTIHADDDDFDDLLEFAVKTYQLNYHLNVTGTLDPQTTSKMMRPRCGVADIINGTTRMGFGKKGRNLRGIGSFHTVSHYAFXGGSPRWPASNYHLTYGFLPGTPEAATAPVARAFATWTSVTRFTFSYVEDHEIANIQIGFARGDHGDGAHNSFDGPGGTLAHAFPPTVGLFHYDADEKWAVDPPSGSAAFNVETVALHEIGHLLGLGHSDVEGAIMYSSIAPGTTKGLHADDIQGIKALYNF; encoded by the exons ATGGATGCTATGTTCTTTTCCACCTTCTCATACTTGCTCCTCCTCACTTCCCTCTTTCACGCCGCCTCAGCACATTCAGATGACCAAATAAAATCGCCCTTTGAGTTCCTCCAGCACCTTCAGGGATGTCACAAGGGCAATCATACCGGAGGCATTCGCGAGCTCAAGAGATACCTCGagaaatttggttatttgaattACAACCAATCCGGTCATCCGACAATCCATGCCGACGACGACGACTTCGACGACCTGTTAGAATTTGCTGTTAAGACGTACCAACTCAATTATCATCTGAATGTCACGGGAACTTTGGATCCCCAGACTACGTCCAAAATGATGAGACCACGATGCGGCGTGGCGGACATCATTAATGGAACCACCCGCATGGGGTTCGGAAAGAAAGGGCGGAACCTCCGTGGGATCGGATCTTTCCATACCGTGTCTCACTATGCGT TTGGAGGAAGCCCTAGATGGCCGGCCTCTAATTACCATCTCACCTATGGCTTCCTCCCAGGGACCCCAGAGGCTGCCACGGCCCCAGTTGCCCGGGCTTTTGCCACGTGGACCTCGGTGACACGCTTCACTTTCTCGTACGTCGAGGACCATGAAATTGCCAACATACAGATAGGGTTTGCAAGAGGAGACCATGGAGACGGTGCACACAACAGCTTCGATGGCCCCGGAGGAACTCTTGCCCACGCGTTTCCGCCAACAGTCGGGCTGTTCCACTACGACGCGGATGAGAAGTGGGCCGTTGATCCACCCTCCGGCTCGGCCGCTTTTAACGTGGAGACGGTGGCTTTACACGAGATCGGTCACCTCCTTGGGCTAGGGCACAGCGATGTTGAAGGGGCCATCATGTACTCCTCCATAGCTCCTGGGACTACCAAAGGTCTCCATGCGGATGATATTCAAGGAATCAAGGCGTTATACAACTTTTGA